A stretch of the Drosophila sulfurigaster albostrigata strain 15112-1811.04 chromosome 2L, ASM2355843v2, whole genome shotgun sequence genome encodes the following:
- the LOC133850972 gene encoding serine/threonine-protein phosphatase 2A activator: protein MADANAMATEKLPACEKRVHHIGDLALWQRSRAYHDLIGYINGTSSAIQGIKTTDEVFESDILRKLLGIFDALSKIMEQHPPLEQPQRFGNKAYRDWAANMREQLPTLLIEVLPAAKHKHLHELLQYLMEAFGNATRIDYGTGHELSFLFFLCALFKAEILGEQDIVSTALRLFNRYLEFVRQLQRNYNMEPAGSQGVWSLDDFQFVPFIWGSAQLAVKSPFDPAKFVDEQIINDFSEHYMFISCIDYICKVKTGHFGEHSNQLWSITAVPSWVKINQGLVKMYQKEILSKFPVIQHVYFGELMSFESVAAGTALSNARLGHVAPPPSKRICIGTPPVNLATNLVPPMPLVAPAPPPAEAINPDLNVGDSSSESSDNSVVLRPTSAQASPEGSGDKSAVSQTVGDASGAKEQQAH from the exons ATGGCCGATGCCAATGCAATGGCCACAG AAAAATTGCCGGCTTGCGAAAAGCGAGTGCATCACATTGGGGACTTGGCGCTCTGGCAGCGTTCTCGGGCCTATCACGATTTAATTGGCTATATCAACGGTACCAGCTCGGCGATACAAGGCATTAAGACCACCGATGAAGTGTTTGAATCGGATATATTGCGTAAATTACTGGGAATCTTTGATGCCCTGTCCAAGATAATGGAGCAACATCCCCCACTGGAGCAACCACAACGGTTTGGCAACAAAGCCTACAGAGATTGGGCAGCCAACATGCGGGAGCAGTTGCCCACACTCCTGATTGAAGTGTTGCCCGCCGCCAAACATAAACATCTGCATGAATTGCTGCAGTATTTAATGGAAGCGTTCGGCAATGCAACACGTATTGATTATGGCACTGGACACGAGCTGAGCTTTCTGTTCTTCCTGTGTGCACTGTTCAAGGCGGAGATTCTCGGCGAGCAGGACATTGTAAGCACAGCACTACGTCTGTTTAATCGGTATTTGGAGTTTGTGCGGCAATTGCAGCGCAATTACAACATGGAGCCAGCTGGAAGTCAAGGAGTTTGGTCGCTGGACGACTTTCAGTTTGTGCCGTTTATCTGGGGCAGCGCACAGTTGGCAG TCAAGAGTCCCTTTGATCCGGCCAAATTTGTAGATGAGCAGATCATCAATGATTTTAGCGAGCATTACATGTTCATCAGCTGCATTGATTACATCTGCAAGGTGAAGACTGGCCACTTTGGCGAGCACTCCAATCAACTGTGGAGCATCACCGCAGTGCCGTCCTGGGTCAAAATCAATCAAGGGCTTGttaaaatgtatcaaaaaGAG ATACTGTCCAAGTTTCCTGTCATACAGCATGTTTACTTTGGCGAACTGATGTCCTTTGAGTCCGTTGCTGCCGGCACCGCTTTGAGCAACGCTCGCTTGGGTCATGTGGCACCTCCGCCCTCCAAGCGTATTTGCATTGGCACGCCGCCTGTGAATCTGGCCACCAATCTTGTGCCACCAATGCCGCTTGTGGCGCCAGCACCGCCGCCAGCTGAGGCGATAAACCCCGATCTGAATGTGGGCGATTCCAGCAGCGAGAGCAGCGATAACAGCGTCGTTTTACGTCCCACTTCAGCACAGGCTTCGCCTGAAGGATCTGGCGATAAGTCAGCAGTCAGTCAGACGGTTGGTGATGCGTCGGGAGCCAAGGAACAGCAGGCGCATTAG